The following are encoded together in the Lathyrus oleraceus cultivar Zhongwan6 chromosome 3, CAAS_Psat_ZW6_1.0, whole genome shotgun sequence genome:
- the LOC127128979 gene encoding probable 2-oxoglutarate-dependent dioxygenase SLC1 — MSPAMAMIDQRNEEDHIIESEYHKGVKNMYEKGYLHKVPKKYIFPASERPTTSMNDSNSPKENLQLPIIDFAELIGPNRPQVLRSLANACEQYGFFQLVNHSISDDITRCMIDVIGRFFDLPMEERSKYMTTDMRAAVRYGTSFSQTKDSVFCWRDFLKLICHPLPDFVPHWPASPSDFQEVVATYAKETKQLFMAIMKAILESLGIMEDNQEEMTKEKDNNDNNNIMKELDNGSQMLVTNFYPPCPEPDLTLGMHPHSDYGFLTLLLQDEVEGLQIQFQDKWLTVQPIPNAFVVNIGDHLEIFSNGKYKSVLHRVLVNEVKSRISIASLHSLPFNCTVKPSPKLIDEENPKRYMDTDFGSFLAYVSTRETKKKDFLESRKLTNS; from the exons ATGTCTCCCGCGATGGCAATGATTGATcagaggaatgaagaagatcatataaTAGAAAGTGAATATCATAAAGGAGTGAAGAACATGTATGAAAAAGGTTATCTTCACAAAGTTCCAAAGAAGTATATATTTCCAGCCTCAGAAAGACCCACCACTAGTATGAATGATTCCAATTCTCCCAAGGAAAATCTTCAGCTACCTATCATTGATTTTGCGGAACTTATTGGTCCAAATAGGCCACAAGTTCTTCGATCCTTAGCCAATGCTTGTGAACAATATGGATTTTTCCAG CTAGTGAATCATTCCATATCAGATGATATAACAAGATGCATGATAGATGTGATAGGAAGGTTCTTTGATCTTCCAATGGAGGAGAGATCTAAGTATATGACAACTGATATGAGAGCAGCTGTGAGATATGGAACCAGTTTTAGTCAAACAAAAGACTCCGTGTTCTGTTGGAGAGATTTCTTAAAACTCATTTGTCATCCTTTGCCCGATTTTGTTCCTCATTGGCCTGCTTCTCCATCGGATTTTCA AGAAGTGGTTGCCACCTATGCAAAAGAAACCAAACAATTGTTCATGGCAATAATGAAAGCTATTCTAGAAAGTTTAGGAATTATGGAAGACAACCAAGAAGAGATGACAAAAGAAAAGGacaataatgataataataatatTATGAAAGAATTGGACAATGGAAGCCAAATGTTGGTCACCAATTTCTATCCACCATGTCCTGAACCAGACCTAACCTTAGGAATGCACCCTCATTCTGATTATGGCTTCCTCACATTACTTCTTCAAGATGAAGTTGAGGGTTTGCAAATTCAATTTCAAGACAAATGGCTCACGGTTCAACCTATTCCCAACGCTTTCGTCGTCAACATTGGCGATCATTTAGAG atatttagcaaCGGAAAATACAAGAGTGTATTACATAGGGTTTTGGTGAATGAAGTTAAGAGTAGAATATCTATTGCTTCACTGCATAGTCTTCCCTTTAACTGCACTGTGAAACCGTCGCCCAAACTCATTGATGAAGAGAATCCAAAGCGTTACATGGACACAGATTTTGGTAGCTTTCTTGCGTATGTGTCCACCAGAGAAACCAAGAAAAAGGATTTCCTAGAATCGAGAAAATTGACAAATTCATAA